Proteins co-encoded in one Sphingopyxis sp. BE259 genomic window:
- the rplQ gene encoding 50S ribosomal protein L17, translated as MRHKSGGRKLQRTSAHRTALFRNMSASLIKHEQITTTVAKAKELRPYIEKLITLAKRGGLANRRLAMSRLMDDVQLVKLFDTLAERYKDRNGGYARVIKAGIRASDAAPMAIIELVDRDVDAKGQDSGPVEQYDEDLAEA; from the coding sequence ATGCGTCATAAATCGGGTGGCCGGAAGCTGCAGCGCACGAGCGCGCATCGCACGGCCCTGTTCCGCAATATGTCGGCTTCGCTCATCAAGCATGAGCAGATCACGACGACCGTCGCCAAGGCGAAGGAACTGCGTCCCTATATCGAAAAGCTGATCACGCTGGCCAAGCGCGGCGGCCTGGCCAATCGCCGTCTGGCGATGAGCCGCCTGATGGACGACGTTCAGCTGGTCAAGCTGTTCGACACCCTCGCCGAGCGTTACAAGGACCGCAACGGCGGTTATGCGCGCGTCATCAAGGCCGGGATCCGCGCCAGCGACGCGGCGCCGATGGCGATCATCGAACTCGTCGATCGCGACGTCGATGCCAAGGGCCAGGATTCGGGTCCGGTCGAGCAGTATGACGAGGATCTGGCGGAAGCCTGA
- a CDS encoding helix-turn-helix transcriptional regulator, giving the protein MDSPPRATSGTESFGTRLRRLRVTRRLSQMQLAADLNVSVPAISAWEKDRTRPRHGRIEALGALLGVSTAELLGSDGREFSPDMLAESRAHIARVVGTTPDKVRILIEF; this is encoded by the coding sequence ATGGACTCACCGCCGCGCGCCACTTCGGGGACCGAATCCTTTGGTACCCGCCTGCGCCGCCTGCGCGTGACGCGGCGGCTCAGCCAGATGCAGTTGGCGGCCGATCTCAACGTCAGCGTTCCCGCCATATCGGCGTGGGAAAAGGATCGCACCCGGCCGCGACATGGCCGTATCGAGGCGCTCGGCGCGCTACTCGGCGTGTCGACCGCCGAATTGCTCGGCAGCGACGGCCGCGAGTTTTCGCCCGACATGCTGGCCGAAAGCCGCGCCCATATCGCCCGCGTCGTCGGCACCACGCCCGACAAGGTTCGGATATTGATCGAGTTTTAG
- a CDS encoding MarR family transcriptional regulator yields MTEIIEHESKLSPAATEFILHWGNLGGQWGVNRSVAQIHALLFVSDRPLQAEEIAETLGLARSNVSNSIKELLGWRLIQRVPVLGDRRDHFAAETDIWEMVTRIAAGRKAREIDPAEAALKMCVTRAANDPELSAGAKARLADMLDFVTTMSRWHDEMLNVPKPALMRLIKLGAGVTKLINWRPGKGKDAG; encoded by the coding sequence ATGACAGAAATTATCGAACATGAGTCGAAACTGTCCCCCGCGGCGACGGAGTTCATCCTGCATTGGGGCAATCTGGGCGGCCAGTGGGGGGTCAACCGGTCGGTGGCGCAAATCCACGCGCTTTTGTTCGTGTCCGACCGTCCGCTCCAGGCCGAAGAGATTGCCGAGACGCTGGGGCTGGCGCGCTCGAACGTGTCCAACTCGATCAAGGAGTTGCTCGGCTGGCGGCTGATCCAGCGGGTGCCGGTGCTGGGCGACCGGCGCGACCATTTCGCCGCGGAAACCGACATCTGGGAAATGGTGACGCGGATCGCCGCGGGGCGCAAGGCGCGCGAGATCGATCCCGCCGAAGCGGCGCTGAAAATGTGCGTCACGCGGGCGGCAAATGATCCCGAACTGAGCGCCGGGGCCAAGGCGCGGCTCGCCGACATGCTCGATTTCGTGACGACGATGAGCCGCTGGCACGACGAGATGCTGAACGTCCCCAAACCCGCCCTGATGCGGCTGATCAAGCTGGGCGCCGGAGTAACGAAACTGATCAACTGGCGCCCGGGCAAAGGCAAGGACGCGGGATAG
- a CDS encoding DUF4166 domain-containing protein, whose amino-acid sequence MEDRLRENPGMDRTAASNSACVERDCGDRGQISDHRFRRLVPAAAWDALPDDVRRRFSKRLTGQATATYSGEIVWTRLSRSGWLLAQACRLIGAPLPLGPSGPAPAAVAVSEDRQSGGQCWTRLYGRARGHPQVIHSAKSFSGATGLEEHIGGGFGMALTVRAEGDALIFTSDHYFWRIGRVRLRLPGWVAPGRTVVTHQHLGSGRFAFDLKVTHPRLGELVNQHGLFRDG is encoded by the coding sequence ATGGAAGACCGTTTGCGCGAAAACCCAGGGATGGATCGGACCGCGGCTTCAAATTCGGCGTGTGTCGAGCGGGACTGCGGGGACCGCGGCCAAATTTCCGACCACCGCTTTCGCCGCCTCGTCCCCGCCGCCGCCTGGGACGCGCTGCCCGATGACGTTCGCCGCCGCTTTTCCAAGCGGCTGACGGGGCAGGCGACCGCGACCTATAGCGGCGAGATCGTGTGGACGCGCCTGTCTCGGTCCGGCTGGCTGCTCGCGCAGGCTTGCCGCCTCATCGGGGCGCCGCTGCCGCTGGGTCCGAGCGGCCCTGCCCCCGCCGCGGTCGCGGTCAGCGAGGACAGGCAGAGCGGCGGGCAATGCTGGACGCGGCTGTACGGCCGCGCGCGCGGACACCCGCAGGTGATCCACAGCGCCAAGAGCTTTTCGGGTGCGACGGGGCTCGAAGAGCATATCGGCGGCGGGTTCGGCATGGCGCTGACGGTGCGGGCCGAGGGCGATGCGCTCATTTTCACGTCCGACCATTATTTCTGGCGGATCGGCAGGGTCCGGCTGCGGCTGCCCGGGTGGGTGGCACCAGGACGAACGGTCGTGACGCACCAGCATCTCGGCAGCGGCCGCTTCGCCTTTGACCTGAAGGTCACGCACCCGCGGCTCGGCGAATTGGTCAACCAGCACGGGCTGTTCCGCGATGGCTGA
- a CDS encoding saccharopine dehydrogenase NADP-binding domain-containing protein yields MADLRVLLIGATGVFGSRLAERAVREPGIALTLAARDRTKLDALAARLGGLAVRVIDRDRVTGADLAGFDVVVDAAGPFQASAPTVIVAAVAARVHYIDLADGRDFVAAIGDHDAAAKAAGVSVTCGASSIPALSHAVIDALTAGWAGIDSIRIGIFPGNRAPRGLAVVQAILSYVGHPVRVWRGGRWTDVPGWGMTQRWAVPGVGRRWASVCDTPEQDLLVARYAPRESAEFFAGMELSLLHLGLALLALPVRWGWISSLRPASRPLLAVARLLLPFGSDVGAMDVIVTGRDARGAPVDARWTLRADGNRGPYVPVLAALALLRRFGTGRTPAPGARACTGMLTLAESEQDFAALGITTRGVEEDRSRLMHQL; encoded by the coding sequence ATGGCTGACCTGCGCGTCCTGTTGATCGGGGCGACGGGGGTGTTCGGCAGCCGACTGGCCGAGCGGGCGGTGCGCGAGCCCGGCATCGCGCTCACCCTGGCGGCGCGCGACCGGACGAAGCTCGACGCGCTGGCGGCGCGGCTGGGCGGGCTTGCGGTGCGGGTGATCGATCGCGACCGGGTCACCGGCGCCGACCTGGCCGGGTTCGACGTCGTGGTCGATGCGGCGGGGCCGTTTCAGGCATCGGCGCCGACGGTGATCGTCGCGGCGGTCGCCGCGCGGGTTCATTATATCGACCTCGCCGACGGGCGCGATTTCGTCGCGGCGATCGGCGATCATGATGCGGCGGCCAAGGCAGCCGGGGTCAGCGTCACCTGCGGCGCAAGCTCGATCCCGGCGCTGTCGCATGCAGTGATCGACGCGCTGACTGCGGGATGGGCAGGCATCGACAGCATCCGCATCGGCATCTTCCCCGGCAACCGCGCGCCGCGCGGGCTGGCGGTAGTGCAGGCGATCCTGTCCTATGTCGGCCACCCGGTGCGCGTGTGGCGCGGTGGCAGGTGGACCGATGTGCCGGGATGGGGAATGACGCAGCGCTGGGCAGTGCCGGGCGTCGGTCGGCGCTGGGCCAGCGTGTGCGACACCCCCGAACAGGATCTGCTCGTCGCGCGCTATGCGCCACGCGAAAGCGCCGAATTTTTCGCCGGAATGGAACTGAGCCTGCTCCATCTGGGGCTGGCGCTGCTGGCGTTGCCGGTGCGCTGGGGATGGATAAGCAGCCTGCGCCCCGCGTCACGGCCGTTGCTGGCGGTGGCGAGGCTGTTGCTGCCGTTTGGCAGCGATGTCGGGGCGATGGACGTCATTGTGACCGGCCGGGATGCGCGCGGCGCTCCGGTGGACGCGCGCTGGACGCTGCGCGCCGACGGCAATCGCGGGCCGTATGTGCCGGTGCTCGCAGCGCTGGCGCTGCTGAGGCGGTTTGGGACCGGGCGCACGCCGGCGCCCGGTGCGCGTGCGTGCACCGGGATGCTGACGCTGGCCGAGTCCGAGCAGGATTTTGCGGCGCTGGGGATTACGACCCGCGGGGTGGAAGAGGATCGCTCCCGCTTAATGCACCAGCTGTAG
- a CDS encoding radical SAM/SPASM domain-containing protein: protein MVGAIASKTVQVHLNRRCNLACAHCYSASGPRETEALPTGALIEFLAEAADEGYGVVAFSGGEPFLYDDFTVVLETAKALGLRRLAVTNGTVLTGRCLEALALLDLVAVSVDGREAVHNSIRRSPTAFARMLKGLGVVRDAGLPFGIAHTVTRASLPDLPWMAEFAVEQGAHILQLHPLGMVGAAQDGLAGAQLDGEILARTWLTALALQADYGERLAIHVDLFNRATLAARPDLVVPGEGGEADNPQLSDILNPLVVMSNGDLSPICHAMGPAFRFGRLGSEPLPDIVRRFRATTLGELSALCRDLWQEVVDDEEGWPYLNWYELLETRAQLQLVH, encoded by the coding sequence TTGGTCGGTGCCATTGCGAGCAAGACGGTTCAGGTTCACCTGAACCGTCGTTGTAACCTCGCCTGCGCGCATTGCTATTCCGCTTCGGGGCCGCGGGAAACTGAGGCCTTGCCGACGGGCGCGCTGATCGAATTTTTGGCCGAGGCGGCGGACGAGGGCTATGGCGTCGTCGCCTTTTCAGGCGGCGAGCCGTTTCTCTACGACGATTTCACGGTGGTGCTGGAAACCGCAAAAGCGCTAGGCCTGCGGCGGCTGGCGGTCACCAACGGCACGGTGCTGACCGGGCGGTGCTTGGAGGCGCTCGCGCTGCTCGATCTGGTGGCGGTGAGTGTCGACGGCCGCGAGGCGGTGCACAACAGTATCCGCCGCTCACCCACCGCCTTTGCGCGGATGCTCAAGGGGCTGGGCGTCGTGCGCGATGCCGGGCTGCCGTTCGGGATCGCGCATACGGTGACGCGCGCCAGCCTGCCCGATCTGCCTTGGATGGCCGAATTTGCGGTCGAGCAGGGCGCACACATTCTGCAGTTACATCCGCTCGGCATGGTTGGCGCGGCCCAAGACGGGCTTGCGGGCGCCCAGCTCGACGGCGAAATCCTGGCGCGGACGTGGCTGACGGCGCTGGCGTTGCAGGCCGACTATGGCGAGCGGCTGGCGATCCATGTCGATCTGTTCAACCGCGCCACCCTCGCCGCGCGGCCTGACCTGGTGGTGCCGGGGGAGGGCGGCGAAGCGGACAATCCGCAACTGTCGGACATCCTCAACCCGCTCGTCGTGATGTCCAACGGTGATCTCAGCCCGATCTGTCACGCGATGGGGCCAGCTTTCCGTTTCGGCCGCCTCGGCAGCGAGCCGCTGCCCGACATCGTTCGCCGCTTCCGCGCCACGACGCTCGGCGAGCTCAGCGCCCTGTGCCGCGACCTGTGGCAGGAGGTGGTCGACGACGAAGAGGGCTGGCCGTATCTCAACTGGTACGAACTGCTCGAAACGCGGGCGCAGCTACAGCTGGTGCATTAA
- a CDS encoding prolyl oligopeptidase family serine peptidase produces MSPKTLFAPLALVALSMTPTALQAAESAAAATAAPTLAYPDTARGDTVDPQFGVDVADPYRWLEDDVRVNPKVADWVAAQNKVTDAYLATLPGRDTFKKRMTELYNYERFGLPTKAGTRYFYTRNDGLQPQSVLYVREGLKGEGRVLIDPNLWAKDGATALAEWNPSEDGKHLLYSVQDGGTDWRIVRVKDVATGEDLPDEVRWVKFSALDWAKDGSGFYYSRFPEPAAGGAFQSLNENHAVYFHKLGTPQSADVLIHATPARPKLNNSAVVTDDGKYLLVFGSEGTDARLGLTLYPVGAEGVGKPITLVDDFANNWDYVTNQGPLFTFITNKGAPRERLVSMDIRKPGKLTELVAENANTLVGASRVGDRIILSYLGDAKSQAEMIALDGKKIANINLADIGSASGFGGKSSDPETFYAFSSYARPTTIYRLDTATGKSEIFAEPKLTFDPSQFSVEQRFYKSKDGTEVPMFIVMKKGLDRSKGSPTLLYGYGGFNVSMTPAFSPTRLAWVDKGGVLAIANLRGGGEYGKAWHDAGRLANKQNVFDDFIGAGEYLIAQGIAGKGQVAIEGGSNGGLLVGAVTNQRPDLFAAALPAVGVMDMLRFDRFTAGRYWVDDYGYPSKEADFRNLLAYSPYHNIKAGAAYPAVLVTTADTDDRVVPGHSFKYTAQLQHANAGDKPHLIRVETRAGHGSGKPTDKIIAEAADKYAFAAKWTGLAVE; encoded by the coding sequence ATGTCCCCCAAAACCCTGTTCGCGCCGCTCGCGCTGGTTGCCCTTTCGATGACCCCGACGGCGCTTCAAGCAGCGGAATCTGCGGCGGCGGCTACCGCGGCGCCGACGCTCGCCTATCCCGACACCGCGCGCGGCGACACCGTCGATCCGCAATTCGGGGTCGATGTCGCCGATCCCTATCGCTGGCTGGAGGACGATGTCCGCGTCAATCCGAAGGTCGCCGATTGGGTCGCGGCGCAGAACAAGGTCACCGATGCCTACCTCGCCACCCTGCCCGGCCGCGACACGTTCAAGAAACGGATGACCGAACTGTATAATTACGAGCGCTTCGGCCTGCCGACCAAGGCGGGGACGCGCTATTTCTATACGCGCAACGACGGGCTCCAGCCGCAGTCGGTGCTCTACGTCCGCGAGGGGCTCAAAGGCGAAGGCCGGGTGCTGATCGACCCCAATTTGTGGGCCAAGGACGGCGCCACCGCGCTCGCCGAATGGAACCCGTCAGAGGATGGCAAACATCTGCTCTATTCGGTGCAGGACGGCGGCACCGACTGGCGCATCGTGCGGGTGAAAGATGTCGCAACCGGCGAGGATCTACCCGACGAGGTGCGCTGGGTGAAATTTTCGGCGCTCGACTGGGCCAAGGACGGCAGCGGATTTTATTATTCGCGCTTCCCCGAACCGGCCGCGGGCGGCGCCTTCCAGTCGCTCAATGAAAATCACGCCGTCTATTTTCACAAGCTCGGTACGCCGCAGAGCGCCGACGTCCTGATCCACGCCACCCCCGCCAGGCCCAAGCTCAACAACAGTGCGGTGGTCACCGATGACGGCAAGTATCTGCTGGTTTTCGGGTCCGAGGGCACCGACGCGCGGCTGGGGCTGACGCTGTATCCGGTCGGCGCCGAGGGCGTCGGCAAGCCGATCACGCTGGTCGATGATTTCGCGAACAACTGGGACTATGTCACCAATCAGGGACCGCTTTTCACCTTCATCACCAACAAGGGCGCACCGCGCGAGCGGCTGGTGTCGATGGACATCCGCAAGCCGGGCAAGCTGACCGAACTGGTCGCCGAGAACGCCAACACGCTGGTCGGCGCCTCGCGCGTCGGCGACCGCATCATCCTGTCCTACCTCGGCGATGCGAAATCGCAGGCCGAAATGATCGCGCTCGACGGCAAAAAGATCGCCAACATCAACCTCGCCGACATCGGGTCGGCATCGGGGTTCGGCGGCAAATCGAGCGACCCTGAAACCTTCTACGCCTTTTCCAGCTATGCGCGGCCGACCACCATCTATCGGCTCGATACCGCGACCGGCAAAAGCGAGATTTTTGCCGAGCCCAAGCTGACCTTCGACCCCAGCCAATTCTCGGTCGAACAGCGTTTCTACAAATCGAAGGACGGCACCGAGGTGCCGATGTTCATCGTGATGAAGAAGGGTCTCGACCGCAGCAAGGGATCGCCGACGCTGCTCTATGGTTATGGCGGGTTCAACGTGTCGATGACCCCCGCCTTCTCGCCGACGCGCCTGGCGTGGGTCGACAAGGGCGGGGTGCTGGCGATCGCCAACCTGCGCGGCGGCGGCGAATATGGTAAGGCGTGGCACGATGCCGGGCGGCTCGCCAACAAGCAGAATGTCTTCGACGATTTCATCGGCGCAGGCGAATATCTGATTGCCCAGGGCATCGCGGGCAAGGGTCAGGTCGCGATCGAAGGCGGATCGAACGGCGGCCTGCTGGTCGGCGCGGTTACCAACCAGCGCCCCGACCTGTTCGCTGCGGCGCTGCCCGCGGTGGGGGTGATGGACATGCTGCGTTTCGACCGTTTCACCGCCGGGCGTTACTGGGTCGACGATTATGGCTATCCGTCGAAGGAAGCCGATTTCCGCAACCTGCTCGCCTATTCGCCCTATCATAATATCAAGGCGGGCGCCGCCTATCCCGCGGTGCTGGTAACCACCGCCGACACCGACGACCGCGTCGTGCCGGGGCACAGTTTCAAATATACCGCGCAGCTCCAGCATGCCAACGCAGGCGACAAGCCGCATCTGATCCGCGTCGAAACCCGCGCCGGGCACGGCAGCGGCAAACCGACCGACAAGATCATCGCCGAGGCGGCCGACAAATATGCCTTCGCGGCGAAATGGACGGGGCTGGCGGTCGAATAA
- a CDS encoding GAF domain-containing protein, with protein sequence MSTALAFTATDPAELWAEAGDAAAALVAGEPDGIANMANVAALIWQAIPDLNWAGFYRFDGQELVLGPFQGKAACIRIPLDKGVCGAAARLRATQRVDDVHAFPGHIACDADSRSELVVPVIANDRLVGVLDLDSPLPGRFAAADQAGAEALVARIAGALGS encoded by the coding sequence ATGTCCACCGCCCTCGCCTTCACCGCCACCGACCCGGCCGAATTATGGGCCGAGGCAGGTGACGCCGCCGCGGCGCTGGTTGCCGGGGAACCCGACGGTATCGCCAATATGGCGAATGTCGCGGCGCTGATCTGGCAGGCGATCCCCGACCTCAACTGGGCGGGATTCTATCGCTTCGATGGACAAGAACTGGTGCTCGGCCCGTTCCAGGGCAAGGCGGCGTGTATCCGCATTCCGCTCGACAAAGGCGTGTGCGGCGCCGCCGCACGGCTGCGCGCCACACAGCGCGTTGACGACGTCCACGCCTTTCCGGGCCACATCGCCTGCGACGCCGACAGCCGCAGCGAATTGGTGGTGCCGGTGATCGCGAACGACCGGCTGGTCGGCGTCCTCGACCTCGACAGCCCGCTGCCGGGGCGGTTTGCGGCCGCCGATCAGGCGGGGGCAGAGGCGCTGGTGGCGCGGATTGCGGGGGCGCTGGGTTCCTGA
- a CDS encoding glycine zipper 2TM domain-containing protein: MRTFVLLGVAAGSLLLAGHARAETPTTDARAATDVAHGVSYSHDPRPALDYGAPADADVRVYTGHADRIPSEVEYRRVSGYDAEGRWTGTWNGTYETPDGRRYDGSYEGTVEGHGAGYPPPHHGHHGGGYDPRHDEEMERRCGRGGTVGGAVVGGVVGGIAGNRIAGRGDRTAGTLIGAGVGAIAGGAIGDASDKKKCEAWWSSRGSYQGASSYYQSGYGYGYYTPGVVVTTIITGGAPVVTETVETTTRTYYENAPVRKRYAAKKKWKPRPKPRCAC; encoded by the coding sequence ATGCGCACGTTCGTTTTGTTGGGGGTGGCCGCAGGGTCGTTGTTGCTGGCAGGCCATGCGCGTGCCGAAACGCCGACAACCGACGCGCGCGCTGCGACCGACGTGGCGCACGGCGTGTCCTATAGTCACGATCCGCGCCCGGCGCTCGATTATGGCGCCCCCGCCGATGCGGACGTGCGCGTCTATACCGGCCATGCCGACCGGATCCCCAGCGAAGTCGAATATCGCCGCGTGTCGGGTTATGACGCCGAGGGCCGCTGGACCGGCACCTGGAACGGCACCTATGAAACGCCCGACGGTCGCCGTTACGATGGCAGCTACGAAGGCACCGTCGAAGGCCATGGCGCCGGCTATCCGCCGCCGCATCACGGGCATCATGGCGGCGGGTACGACCCGCGGCACGACGAAGAAATGGAACGCCGCTGTGGCCGGGGGGGCACAGTGGGCGGCGCGGTTGTCGGCGGAGTCGTGGGGGGCATCGCCGGCAACCGCATCGCCGGGCGCGGTGATCGCACTGCGGGCACGCTGATCGGCGCGGGCGTCGGCGCGATTGCCGGCGGGGCAATCGGCGATGCGTCGGACAAGAAGAAATGCGAAGCCTGGTGGTCGAGCCGTGGCTCCTACCAGGGTGCGTCGAGCTATTATCAGAGCGGCTATGGCTATGGCTATTACACCCCGGGCGTCGTGGTCACGACGATCATCACCGGCGGCGCGCCGGTGGTGACCGAAACGGTCGAGACGACGACGCGCACCTATTATGAAAACGCGCCGGTGCGGAAACGCTATGCGGCAAAGAAAAAGTGGAAGCCCCGGCCCAAGCCCCGCTGCGCCTGCTGA